A genomic region of Oncorhynchus mykiss isolate Arlee chromosome 16, USDA_OmykA_1.1, whole genome shotgun sequence contains the following coding sequences:
- the LOC118939551 gene encoding calcium-independent phospholipase A2-gamma-like has product MGRFLNINLCVSHLGGRTLRLFCKLRYLITILRTFPHLAKTPLALDFRSCSLPSSPLPPSFARKGAPKSLRFNNMSLTAEYLLGGGTRGVRYSQAARVYSTSSRDVLKAEAPIGVLHEDSLQEDSQTPFQLSMLCLGDSFNRLSRHINIYFKRKDVTQLSSVAGNVGFVVTTQESLGSRPQRRSQSNRAAREDSETTTQQPLENENDLETSDSKTETSSAPQRYGGLQLFHISSIASRFGESYSYVAHHINSSHEHLKSVFTKGSAQDVLGSTLEETLEDLASSRVSTRRMRRRKPLKISYIESVKETETAHLKTSAAVAQTTAIQKPAIERADISNSWEGEAEGYLHFAQHVNRYFGAKTVTDETELPPPQTEHLVADHMPNSRTYQQQCSKSSTSRHEQSATGLKQEDPPIRPKSLFHISNITTSFGENYAYMANYVNSYFKGSYDAVEEEELERGPIEERRGEWEMEYGSVRVPKPQPAVSFMECLLNPSSAISSLLGGYLGGSWAQSNQAHPASMLSEATLRRMVMGRRQAEEMTRALVSSLQQAFSPEAITEVVDELNTHLIRHPGCKAVVWQEKAAVQLLRQRRSHREDQELQCVIRETLALIGYVDPVKGRGIRVLSIDGGGTRGVVPLQVLKQLEAETGKQVHQLFDYICGVSTGAVLAFMLGLARFSLEECADMYRRFGSDVFCQNPLVGTVKMGWSHSYYSTETWEMILREKMGDQVLIKTARDELSPKVSAVSAVVNWGTSPKAFIFRNYNHSPGRLSRYAGGSGYQMWQAVRASSAAPGYFQEFPLHSDIHQDGGLILNNPCALAVHESRLLWPNQPYQCVLSLGTGRYDNAKRSPGTSTSLRAKINHLICSATDTEGVHTLLDDLLAPNVYFRFNPMLSAEVSLDESSVRAMEQLQADTQVYLDRNKPKMARLCKVLGQERTALSHTKDWVSERAWEMQQSWV; this is encoded by the exons ATGGGTCGGTTCCTCAACATAAACCTGTGTGTGAGTCACCTGGGAGGGAGGACGTTAAGACTGTTCTGCAAGCTCAGGTACCTCATAACCATCCTTAGAACCTTCCCTCACCTGGCCAAGACACCCCTAGCCTTGGACTTCCGTAGCTGCTCCTTGccttcctctcccctgcctcccagCTTTGCCAGGAAAGGAGCCCCCAAGAGCTTGAGGTTCAACAACATGAGCTTGACCGCTGAGTACCTCCTTGGGGGTGGTACCAGAGGGGTGAGATACTCCCAGGCGGCCCGTGTCTACTCAACCTCTAGTAGGGATGTGTTGAAGGCTGAGGCCCCCATCGGGGTCCTTCATGAGGACAGCCTTCAGGAGGACAGCCAGACACCCTTTCAGTTGAGCATGCTTTGTCTGGGTGATTCTTTTAATCGCCTCTCCAGACACATCAATATTTACTTCAAGAGAAAGGATGTGACCCAGCTGTCCTCTGTTGCTGGGAATGTGGGGTTTGTCGTCACAACTCAGGAGAGTCTGGGCAGCAGGCCACAGAGGCGTAGTCAAAGTAACAGGGCAGCCAGGGAGGACAgtgagacaacaacacagcagccTTTGGAAAATGAAAACGATCTTGAGACGTCAGACAGCAAGACAGAGACAAGCTCCGCCCCCCAGCGATATGGTGGACTGCAGTTATTTCACATCAGTTCCATTGCCTCCAGGTTTGGGGAAAGTTACAGTTATGTTGCTCATCACATAAACTCATCACATGAACACCTAAAGTCAGTGTTCACCAAAGGTTCGGCACAGGACGTCCTAGGTTCGACTCTGGAAGAGACTCTGGAGGATCTGGCTTCAAGCAGAGTGTCGaccaggaggatgaggaggaggaaaccACTAAAAATCAGTTACATTGAAAGTGTAAAGGAAACTGAAACGGCTCATTTAAAGACTAGTGCAGCTGTAGCTCAGACCACAGCCATTCAGAAACCAGCCATTGAACGTGCAGATATCTCCAACAgctgggagggagaggcagagggctACCTACACTTTGCCCAGCACGTCAACAGATACTTTGGAGCCAAAACCGTTACAGACGAAACTGAACTACCACCACCTCAAACAGAACATCTGGTTGCGGACCACATGCCAAACAGCAGGACGTATCAACAGCAGTGTTCTAAATCTTCTACCTCCAGACATGAACAATCAGCCACAGGGCTAAAGCAGGAAGATCCACCCATCCGTCCCAAATCCCTTTTCCACATCAGTAACATCACAACCAGTTTCGGTGAGAACTATGCATACATGGCTAATTACGTCAACAGCTATTTCAAAGGCAGCTATGATgccgtggaggaggaggagttagaaAGAGGTCCCATCGAGGAACGCAGGGGAGAATGGGAGATGGAGTATGGATCCGTTAGGGTCCCGAAACCACAGCCTGCTGTATCCTTCATGGAGTGCCTTCTCAATCCCAGTAGTGCCATCTCCAGCCTCCTGGGGGGGTATCTGGGGGGCTCCTGGGCTCAGAGCAACCAGGCCCATCCTGCCTCTATGCTCAGTGAGGCCACACTTAGAAGAATG GTGATGGGCAGGAGACAGGCAGAGGAGATGACCCGTGCTTTGGTGTCCAGTCTACAACAGGCCTTCTCTCCTGAGGCCATCACCGAAGTTGTCGATGAGCTCAACACACACCTTATCCGACACCCAGGATGCAAAGCAGTGGTCTGGCAG GAGAAAGCTGCTGTTCAGCTCTTAAGACAGCGGCGTAGCCATAGAGAAGACCAGGAACTTCAGTGTGTCATTAGGGAAACCttggctctgattggctatgtgGATCCAGTCAAAGGTCGTGGAATCCGAGTGCTCTCAATCGATGGTGGTGGCACAAG AGGGGTGGTGCCACTGCAGGTCCTCAAGCAGCTGGAAGCGGAAACAGGCAAGCAGGTTCACCAGCTGTTTGACTACATCTGTGGAGTGAGCACAG GGGCAGTGTTGGCCTTCATGCTTGGCCTGGCCCGTTTCTCTCTAGAGGAGTGTGCAGATATGTACCGTCGTTTTGGCTCGGATGTGTTCTGTCAGAACCCCTTGGTGGGCACAGTGAAGATGGGCTGGAGTCACTCCTACTACAGCACCGAGACCTGGGAGATGATACTGAG AGAGAAGATGGGCGACCAAGTTCTGATTAAAACAGCCAGGGATGAGTTGAGCCCCAAG GTGTCAGCGGTGAGCGCCGTGGTGAACTGGGGGACCAGTCCCAAGGCCTTTATCTTCAGGAACTACAACCACAGCCCAGGCCGTCTCAGCCGCTACGCAGGGGGGTCTGGGTACCAGATGTGGCAGGCGGTGAGAGCGTCGTCCGCTGCCCCGGGATACTTCCAGGAATTCCCCTTACACAGTGACATCCATCAG GATGGTGGCCTCATTTTAAACAACCCTTGTGCCCTCGCCGTCCACGAGAGCCGTCTCCTGTGGCCCAACCAGCCTTACCAGTGTGTCCTGTCGCTCGGCACCGGTCGCTATGACAATGCTAAGCGGAGCCCGGGCACCTCCACCAGCCTGCGTGCCAAGATCAACCACCTGATCTGCAGTGCCACCGACACAGAGGGGGTCCACACCCTCCTGGACGACTTGTTGGCCCCAAACGTCTACTTCAGGTTCAACCCCATGCTGAGTGCCGAGGTATCCCTGGATGAGAGCAGCGTCAGGGCCATGGAGCAGCTGCAGGCTGACACCCAGGTCTACCTGGACAGGAACAAGCCCAAGATGGCCAGGCTGTGTAAGGTGCTGGGGCAGGAGCGCACTGCGCTGAGCCACACCAAGGACTGGGTCAGTGAGAGAGCCTGGGAGATGCAGCAGAGCTGGGTTTGA
- the LOC110492156 gene encoding uncharacterized protein At5g50100, chloroplastic gives MLSTVRTLLARITSSVSSRSVIGLTRPLCSHRTYSTDPAAVRVLYDGECPICVKEIQFLQFLQRNRPGKVDFVDISLQCFNEEKYGGISYEMAMDEMHVIDENNKVHRGVPAFTVMYSAVGLGWLGRFMSWPLVRPVMDKAYAIFAKNRLKWTGREDCTTGRCVKKEP, from the exons ATGCTGTCTACTGTGAGGACATTGTTGGCTAGAATAACCAGTAGTGTGAGTTCAAGGTCTGTGATTGGTTTGACACGACCTCTCTGCAGCCATCGGACCTATTCAACGGACCCTGCTGCTGTCAGG GTGCTATATGATGGAGAATGCCCCATATGTGTTAAAGAGATCCAATTCCTGCAGTTTCTGCAGAGAAACCGACCAGGGAAAGTAGACTTTGTGGACATCTCCCTGCAATGCTTCAATGAAGAGAAGTATGGGGGAATCAGCTATGAGATGGCCATGGACGAGATGCACGTGATTGATGAGAATAACAAG GTTCACCGTGGAGTTCCAGCCTTTACAGTCATGTACAGTGCAGTTGGTTTAGGCTGGCTGGGCCGCTTCATGTCATGGCCTCTCGTTAGACCAGTCATGGACAAAGCCTATGCAATCTTTGCTAAAAACCGCCTGAAATGGACCGGACGGGAAGACTGTACTACAGGACGCTGTGTGAAGAAAGAACCTTGA